Genomic window (Pradoshia sp. D12):
ATCTCTATTATTTCCACCCGATAAATGAATAGATAAAATTCGAGTACTCATTACTTTTTGAAATTATGAAACAAACTCATATCCCTGCAGTTTTATATAAAAAGGCGTACAGAATATCACTATTCTGTACGCCTTTTTGCTATCAGTTATGAGGCTGTCCGTAAGCACTCTAAATTAAACAGCAATCGGTGCTTTGATCGTTGGATGCGGGTCATATCCTTCAATTTTTATTTGATCCAGATTCATATCAAAAATACTTGTAAATGAAGAGTCAATCACCAGCTCAGGAAGCGATCTTGGTTCTCTTTCCAATTGAGTCTTCACTTGTTCTACATGGTTTAAATAGATATGTGCATCACCAAGAGTATGGACAAATTCACCAACCTCCAGACCACATTCAGCTGCAATTAAATGAGTCAGCAATGCATAGCTGGCAATATTAAATGGTACACCGAGGAAGATGTCTGCACTTCTTTGATACAGCTGGCAGGACAGCTTGCCGTCTGCCACATGAAACTGGAATAAACTGTGACATGGCGGCAAAGCCATAGTTGGTACATCCTCCGGATTCCATGCAGATACAATCAATCTTCTGGAAGATGGGTTTCTTTTAATTTGTTCAATCACATCTTTAAGCTGATCAATCGTTTCACCTGTTGACGTCTTCCATTCTCTCCATTGTTTCCCGTATACATTGCCAAGCTCTCCATACTTCGCCGCAAAGGCATCATCACTTAAGATTTTCTCTTTAAATAAATCCATTTGTTCCAAATATAATTGATTAAAATTTTCATCCTGTAAAGAACGAATACCAAAATCAGTCATATCAGGACCTTTATACTCTGAGCTTTCAACCCATTTTTTAAAGGCCCATTCATTCCAAATATTATTATTATGCTGTAGCAAAAACTTGATATTCGTATCTCCGTTAATAAACCACAGTAATTCACTTGCAATCAAGCGAAATGGTACTCTTTTGGTTGTTAATAATGGAAAACCATCCTTCAGATTAAATCTCATTTGGTGGCCGAATACAGAGATTGTACCTGTCCCTGTACGGTCTTCTTTTTTTGTCCCGTTATTTAGAACATGCTGGCAAAGATTTAAATAGGCCTGTTCATTTTTCACCATTTGTTGATCCTCCTATTTTATTGTTCTTTTACTGTGTACCCATTCTTTTCAATATTTTTTATGATTTCGTATGTGAGAGGGGCCTTTTCCAAACATTCTGCTTTAGTTTCTTGATTGAAGTAATACATCGCAAAAACCTCAGCAAAGTACTCCTCTGAATAATCAATAAAGTATGCTTGATTCGGGAATAGTTGTTGCACTTCTTTTAACCAAGCATCTTGAAAGTAGCCCGTTTCACTAATATTATTCAATATAATTTGATCGACTGAATGTCCAAGCTCATGTAGTTCTAGATTAGTTGAACCATGGCCCGCTCCTTTTTCACTGTGCCCGATTTTTACTAAGACTGTTTTACTGCCACCCATTCCGGGTACTTCATCCCAATTTTTCGAGGAATACCCTCTTGGCTGAACTCCTTTTAAATGGGCAGCCTCCCGTTGATCCGTCAATGCTCCCGTAAATAACTTAATCTTAATTCTATTCTTTTTTAATACTTGAAGTAAGCCTTCAGGTAACCCACTTATTCTTTCAATAATAACCTCAGCCTCATCCCATTGATCTTGATCATCAGGTAAAACAATTATAGTTGATACCAATGATTTATTCTCAATGCCAGATAAATTCTTTAAATAAACTGACTCTGCATAATTTTGCCCTAATGGAAATAATATAAGAGTGGCTACCATAATGAATATAAAAATGAATACAAGTAAATTTCTGGCCTTCATCACAATTCACTCCGAAGATTAATTTTTATATCATAAAAACCCTATTACCAGTCAATGAGAATATATAGGGTTATGTATAAAACTTCGTGAAGAAATCTAGATAGGCGTATATGTATGGTTTAACCATTTATCAACAATGGCATAGATCCATTTCGACAAATCATTAAAAATTATACCATATGATGAGAGTTTCGAAGTGAACGAGTGGTCATAAAAATTATGGAAGTTCATCTGACCGTTTGCAGCTAAACAGCACCATCACAGCATTCCAGCAATCCCCTTTTACAATAAAGTATCCAGGGAGAGGTGGTTAAGATACGGTTCCATCCTGATAAATATAATCTTGATGACGAATTAATGGAAGATTTGTATTCTGCTATGACAGATTGGAGATTAGTGGTATTCGATAGTCTAATTGCTCTTGGATTTTGCATAGGCTTTATTTTCATTCATCTCTCTTAAAAGAATTCCTGATCATATCCTGATCAGGAATTCTTTTAACATATTCTATGCCGACTGATTCTTTCTTTTCTTATAAAAGTGCAACAGAATGGTTGCGCCAAAAATCACAATGATAATGAAAAAGAACATAGTATGATCGATATGTAGACCAAAATTGGAACCAACCATTTTAACAGCAATAAAGGCAATCAAAATATAAGCAGCACTTTCAAGCTCTGGTATTCTATCGATTAACTTTAAGAATACACCTGCCACACCCCTCATCATTAAAACACCTAATATGCCTCCAACGAACAAAACCCAGACTTGATTACTTACACCAAAGGCAGCCAGTATACTGTCTACAGAGAATGCGATATCCATCAACTCTACGGATGCAACTGTCCCCCAAAAGTTACCGAACAATCGTTTGAGCAAGCCAGATTTTTTTACGTCCGGAACATCAGGAGTCGTTTCAAAATGTTTATACTTTTTGTAAAAATACTGAATGGAAAGCCATGCAAGATAACCTCCTCCAATCAGTTTCACCCACAAAATTTCAATTAAATAGACACCTACTCCTATAGCTAGGAAACGGAATAAATAAGCTCCAATCAACCCATAAAACAAAGCTCTTTTTCGTTGTTTTTCCGGAAGATCCTTTACCATTACAGCAAGGACGAGAGCATTATCGGATGATAGCAAGCCCTCCATCAGAACCAGTGTACCAATTAATCCCCAACTGACTGGGTCAGACAATACCTCTATCCACATCTGCCCATCAAAAAACATAGCGTATGTTTCTATTAACTGTGAAAAGAATTCATTCATGGTTGTCTTCATCTCCTGATTATTTTCTTTAACACAAAAAAGAAAATACGTTGATTACAACGTATTAACCTGAAAATAGTAATCTATCAATTAATGATCTGCTTAGCTAATCCACTTAGGAGGAGTGTTTTGACTCCAATAAATCCTTGCCATCGAGTGATGGGCGTCAAAATTATCTTTGTATGTATGGTAATGAAATTCAAACCAATGGCCTTCTCCGGGCGGGTTCTCTCTCCTGACATGAAATCTGATGAGGTCTTCATTGGTTTCCCGATCATAAACATGAAATATTTTTTCACTTAAACCGCCGCTTGGCTTTTCTGATATCGCCATATTCAGCAGCTTTTCTTCCGGTACATCAGATGAAAATTCCTGCAAGGCGGATTCAATGTTCGGTAATACACTCGTATAAAATTCATCTTTTATATGGGGACCAATTCTACTCCCAAACTTTTCAAAGGATTGCTCCTCAGCGCGAAGCATAGCATACGATAAAAAATCACTTTGACTAAATACCGTTACAGGAGATTCGCTGCTTACA
Coding sequences:
- a CDS encoding anthrax toxin lethal factor-related metalloendopeptidase produces the protein MKARNLLVFIFIFIMVATLILFPLGQNYAESVYLKNLSGIENKSLVSTIIVLPDDQDQWDEAEVIIERISGLPEGLLQVLKKNRIKIKLFTGALTDQREAAHLKGVQPRGYSSKNWDEVPGMGGSKTVLVKIGHSEKGAGHGSTNLELHELGHSVDQIILNNISETGYFQDAWLKEVQQLFPNQAYFIDYSEEYFAEVFAMYYFNQETKAECLEKAPLTYEIIKNIEKNGYTVKEQ
- a CDS encoding thymidylate synthase, which encodes MVKNEQAYLNLCQHVLNNGTKKEDRTGTGTISVFGHQMRFNLKDGFPLLTTKRVPFRLIASELLWFINGDTNIKFLLQHNNNIWNEWAFKKWVESSEYKGPDMTDFGIRSLQDENFNQLYLEQMDLFKEKILSDDAFAAKYGELGNVYGKQWREWKTSTGETIDQLKDVIEQIKRNPSSRRLIVSAWNPEDVPTMALPPCHSLFQFHVADGKLSCQLYQRSADIFLGVPFNIASYALLTHLIAAECGLEVGEFVHTLGDAHIYLNHVEQVKTQLEREPRSLPELVIDSSFTSIFDMNLDQIKIEGYDPHPTIKAPIAV
- a CDS encoding YpjP family protein, which translates into the protein MKNWSSILKKSLVVGLSVLSFGIISPSQYQEWYEGSTVKEAKNNPVIGQTDYVSSESPVTVFSQSDFLSYAMLRAEEQSFEKFGSRIGPHIKDEFYTSVLPNIESALQEFSSDVPEEKLLNMAISEKPSGGLSEKIFHVYDRETNEDLIRFHVRRENPPGEGHWFEFHYHTYKDNFDAHHSMARIYWSQNTPPKWIS
- a CDS encoding TerC family protein; amino-acid sequence: MNEFFSQLIETYAMFFDGQMWIEVLSDPVSWGLIGTLVLMEGLLSSDNALVLAVMVKDLPEKQRKRALFYGLIGAYLFRFLAIGVGVYLIEILWVKLIGGGYLAWLSIQYFYKKYKHFETTPDVPDVKKSGLLKRLFGNFWGTVASVELMDIAFSVDSILAAFGVSNQVWVLFVGGILGVLMMRGVAGVFLKLIDRIPELESAAYILIAFIAVKMVGSNFGLHIDHTMFFFIIIVIFGATILLHFYKKRKNQSA